The Alteromonas stellipolaris genome includes a region encoding these proteins:
- the gspM gene encoding type II secretion system protein GspM: protein MSKDSLNSKLAAMSPRELIMLFVAGLVVIVLIGFTFFIEPLWKKSQSMERRLASEATQASSLNQQLQIYLEALEEDPDKALISSIAELEEKDAILEQRFRDELKTLVTPDEMPALVSRMFDDAQQVRLESMATIAPVNIFAGREDLSELTLYRHGLTLIFSGSYFDIRDFLQRAQKENIKLYWEAMDYQVSDYPNGKVTIEFYTVSTQRTFIRV from the coding sequence ATGAGCAAAGATAGCTTGAACAGTAAACTAGCCGCCATGAGCCCCCGAGAACTCATCATGCTCTTCGTTGCGGGCTTAGTGGTGATTGTCCTTATTGGTTTTACGTTTTTCATCGAGCCACTTTGGAAAAAGTCGCAATCGATGGAAAGAAGGCTTGCGTCTGAAGCCACGCAAGCCTCTTCATTAAACCAACAATTGCAAATTTATCTCGAAGCGCTAGAAGAGGATCCCGACAAGGCCTTGATATCAAGCATTGCAGAATTAGAAGAAAAAGATGCGATATTGGAACAGCGATTTAGAGATGAACTTAAAACCCTAGTCACCCCCGATGAAATGCCAGCTTTGGTTAGTCGTATGTTTGACGATGCACAACAAGTGCGCTTGGAATCTATGGCAACTATTGCGCCGGTTAATATATTTGCAGGACGTGAAGACTTATCGGAGCTTACGCTTTATCGACATGGCCTAACCCTAATTTTCAGCGGTAGTTATTTTGATATAAGAGACTTTCTTCAACGTGCTCAAAAAGAAAATATAAAGCTTTATTGGGAAGCGATGGATTACCAAGTTAGCGATTACCCTAACGGAAAAGTGACAATAGAGTTTTATACCGTTAGCACGCAAAGGACATTTATCCGTGTTTAA
- the mshL gene encoding pilus (MSHA type) biogenesis protein MshL translates to MGKLPRLFGVLSIALAMTGCQSTSEPQQLVSKVEQDLQEQIDTEKARKSSQVNTPVPIPSAVSAALAAPESVSSTNSLFGPQRFDVNAQSVPISAFFAGLVEGTPYSVAIHPQVTGSVSLQLKQVTIDEVMSLLSDLYGYDIARSGTVFKVRAAGMRTETFAVNYLYMQRSGTTQTSITSGGVTQNNNQNNNNGSSSGSYSGNFSSSDSYGSQNNSNTNGTTINTRTETDFWADLKVSLEAMVGKENGRAVFVTPQASLVTVRAMPDELSDIRRFLKTSEANLTKQVILEARILEVELNDGYQQGINWNEILANTGNTDFSLSTTAGTLGNDISTTLGGVTSLAFLNKDFSGVLSLLSTQGNVQVLSSPRVTAINNQKAVIKVGDDEYFVTDVSSDSTVTSTTTSISPDIELTPFFSGIALDVTPQIDDKGTVLLHVHPSVIETAEQQKVVTMDDEQIVLPLAQSTIRESDTIIRAGSGEIVVIGGLMQTSQTDMVSKTPLLGDIPLFGELFKNRQVSETKKELIILLKPTVVGHDTFEQQLETSRQNMVDWLYVD, encoded by the coding sequence ATGGGCAAGTTACCCCGTCTGTTTGGAGTATTAAGCATAGCTTTAGCGATGACAGGTTGTCAGAGTACATCAGAGCCTCAGCAGCTCGTGTCAAAAGTTGAACAAGACTTACAAGAACAAATTGATACAGAAAAAGCGCGTAAATCTTCTCAAGTAAATACCCCAGTGCCCATTCCCTCTGCGGTATCAGCTGCATTGGCAGCACCTGAAAGTGTGTCTTCAACTAACAGTTTGTTCGGGCCACAGCGTTTCGATGTTAACGCGCAAAGCGTGCCTATAAGCGCCTTTTTCGCAGGCTTGGTTGAAGGTACGCCTTACAGTGTTGCTATTCATCCGCAAGTAACTGGGTCGGTATCGCTGCAACTCAAGCAAGTCACAATAGATGAAGTGATGTCATTACTCAGTGACTTATATGGCTATGACATTGCGCGCTCAGGAACGGTTTTTAAAGTGCGCGCTGCAGGTATGCGTACTGAAACCTTTGCCGTTAATTACCTCTACATGCAGCGAAGCGGCACAACCCAAACCAGTATTACCTCCGGCGGTGTAACGCAAAATAATAATCAAAATAACAACAATGGTTCTTCTTCGGGCTCGTACAGTGGCAACTTCAGTAGTTCCGATAGCTATGGAAGTCAGAACAACAGTAATACTAACGGCACAACCATAAACACTCGTACTGAAACAGACTTTTGGGCTGACTTAAAAGTGAGTCTTGAAGCTATGGTAGGTAAAGAAAACGGTCGTGCTGTATTTGTTACCCCGCAAGCTAGTTTGGTTACGGTGCGGGCCATGCCTGATGAGTTGTCTGACATACGCCGCTTTTTGAAAACATCAGAAGCTAATTTAACCAAGCAAGTTATTTTGGAAGCCCGTATTTTAGAAGTTGAACTGAATGACGGTTATCAGCAGGGTATTAATTGGAATGAAATACTGGCCAATACAGGAAATACCGACTTCTCACTTTCAACTACGGCGGGCACCTTAGGTAATGATATCAGCACTACCCTCGGTGGTGTGACAAGCCTCGCATTTTTGAACAAAGATTTCTCTGGGGTATTGTCGTTACTGTCGACGCAAGGGAATGTACAGGTGCTCTCAAGCCCCCGTGTTACCGCGATTAATAACCAAAAAGCGGTTATTAAAGTGGGTGACGATGAATATTTTGTCACTGATGTGTCAAGCGACAGCACGGTAACCAGTACGACAACGTCTATTTCACCGGATATTGAGCTTACACCCTTTTTCTCGGGTATTGCGCTAGATGTAACACCACAAATTGATGACAAAGGCACGGTACTTTTACATGTTCACCCATCGGTTATTGAAACCGCTGAGCAGCAAAAAGTTGTGACCATGGATGATGAGCAAATTGTATTGCCATTGGCACAAAGCACCATTCGAGAGTCAGACACCATAATTCGAGCTGGCTCTGGCGAAATTGTGGTGATAGGTGGGTTAATGCAAACCAGTCAAACCGATATGGTATCAAAAACGCCATTATTGGGTGACATTCCCTTGTTTGGTGAATTATTTAAGAATCGCCAAGTTAGCGAAACGAAAAAAGAACTTATCATTTTACTCAAACCCACTGTTGTAGGACACGACACGTTCGAACAGCAACTAGAAACCAGTCGCCAAAATATGGTGGATTGGTTGTATGTGGATTAA
- a CDS encoding ExeA family protein, translated as MYLYHFGIRELPFTLTPNTSFFYGLPSHIEASEVLLTALKSGEGFIKVTGEVGTGKTLICRKFLNELPAHFQSAYIPNPLLSPDELRRAVASELGVDIGQTCDQQRFTQCIQERLIDINAQQRSAVLVIDEAQALPVESIEALRLMTNLETESRKLLQVVLFGQPELNQKLSMPELRQLKQRITFSYSLSHMDTDQIYHYVKHRLVVAGHPGEEVFDLACCRLMFMATKGTPRLVNVLCHKAMMLAYGEGKYKVDVSHIKLAIADTEATTLPWYASLALWPSLVAAGAVVSVTLASVLELGGMV; from the coding sequence ATGTACTTGTATCATTTTGGCATTAGAGAGCTTCCGTTTACTTTAACGCCAAACACCAGTTTTTTTTACGGTCTACCCAGTCATATTGAAGCCAGTGAGGTGTTACTCACTGCGCTTAAATCTGGTGAAGGTTTTATTAAAGTAACTGGTGAAGTCGGTACAGGCAAAACCCTTATTTGTCGTAAGTTTCTTAATGAGTTACCCGCGCATTTTCAATCAGCCTATATTCCAAACCCTCTTTTAAGCCCAGACGAATTGCGCCGTGCAGTGGCAAGCGAGCTAGGAGTAGATATTGGGCAAACCTGCGATCAGCAGCGTTTCACCCAATGTATTCAAGAGCGACTTATCGATATTAATGCCCAGCAGCGAAGTGCTGTTTTGGTGATTGATGAAGCGCAAGCGTTACCGGTTGAAAGTATTGAAGCGCTGCGTTTAATGACTAATTTAGAGACCGAAAGCCGCAAACTATTGCAGGTGGTGTTGTTTGGGCAGCCAGAGCTCAATCAAAAGCTTTCAATGCCAGAACTGCGACAGCTAAAGCAGCGCATTACATTCAGTTATTCGCTATCGCACATGGATACTGACCAAATATACCATTATGTAAAACATCGCTTAGTAGTAGCAGGGCATCCAGGCGAAGAGGTGTTCGACCTAGCGTGTTGCCGACTGATGTTTATGGCTACGAAAGGTACGCCAAGACTTGTCAATGTATTGTGTCATAAGGCCATGATGCTGGCGTACGGCGAAGGTAAGTACAAAGTGGATGTATCACACATTAAATTGGCGATTGCTGATACCGAAGCCACCACATTGCCTTGGTACGCTTCTCTTGCTCTATGGCCTTCTTTGGTAGCAGCCGGTGCGGTGGTTTCGGTTACCCTTGCCAGTGTGCTCGAGCTGGGAGGGATGGTATGA
- a CDS encoding tetratricopeptide repeat protein, whose amino-acid sequence MSVVNKMLKDLEAREGVEQPQARYEAPQKKPVSALTVVVALLVIVTIALVTWVLLNPAASVSSSVISSESPPVSPTVLASESRSITDIDEVASSEQSSAVLAASLPASLSTPSNASAQPSTESRVVQNDDMDAQQILSTTVQTSAPVAPVTFSETAKNIEGNEGKEGEPQKSPSSVAATNANPNPITSPDINATGIAEAQTTSKSVDRLKTVESAPVPSFSKQVDNTRSAPAIEEQVRLALDNNDYNTAIGLMQQKVQSHPSDSGAKKKLASLLFASGQIDQAQALLQRMLVNTPDDHSVRLMLSRLYVKQGLTKIAIQNASEAVSSPSNPLTIELLSFRANLLQQHSVFDKSLNDYLALTKRRPLEPKWWLGAAISADSLQHSALALSAFSQVIQIDTQQTLSPDVHHYVQERIARLREVVNE is encoded by the coding sequence ATGAGTGTTGTGAATAAAATGCTGAAAGATCTTGAAGCTCGCGAGGGCGTTGAACAACCGCAAGCCCGCTATGAGGCCCCACAAAAAAAGCCAGTAAGTGCGCTTACTGTCGTTGTGGCGTTATTGGTTATCGTGACCATCGCGTTAGTTACGTGGGTGCTACTTAACCCTGCGGCATCGGTTTCATCATCGGTGATATCGTCTGAATCTCCCCCGGTATCCCCCACGGTATTGGCCTCTGAATCAAGGTCGATTACAGATATCGACGAAGTTGCATCAAGTGAGCAAAGCTCCGCTGTCTTGGCTGCCTCTTTGCCCGCCTCCTTGTCCACCCCATCTAATGCAAGCGCTCAACCAAGCACTGAATCTCGCGTTGTGCAAAACGACGACATGGATGCGCAGCAGATTTTATCAACAACTGTGCAGACGTCAGCCCCAGTAGCACCGGTTACTTTTTCAGAAACGGCGAAAAACATAGAGGGTAACGAGGGTAAAGAGGGTGAACCTCAGAAAAGCCCAAGTTCGGTTGCTGCTACTAATGCAAACCCTAACCCTATAACTAGCCCAGATATTAACGCCACTGGCATTGCTGAAGCGCAGACCACATCGAAGTCGGTAGACAGACTAAAAACAGTCGAGTCGGCACCAGTGCCGAGCTTTTCAAAACAGGTTGATAACACTAGAAGCGCCCCTGCGATAGAAGAGCAGGTTCGTTTAGCCCTAGATAATAATGACTACAACACAGCCATTGGGCTAATGCAGCAAAAAGTGCAAAGCCACCCAAGTGATAGTGGCGCTAAGAAGAAGCTAGCGTCCTTACTCTTTGCCAGCGGGCAAATAGACCAAGCGCAGGCATTGTTACAACGTATGCTTGTGAATACGCCGGATGATCACAGTGTTCGCCTAATGTTGTCGCGTTTGTATGTGAAGCAAGGGCTAACTAAAATAGCGATACAGAACGCAAGTGAGGCTGTTTCTTCACCCAGCAACCCACTGACTATTGAGTTACTCAGTTTTAGAGCGAATTTACTGCAGCAACATAGCGTGTTCGACAAGTCTCTTAATGATTATTTAGCGCTAACTAAGCGGCGACCTTTAGAGCCCAAGTGGTGGTTAGGTGCTGCGATAAGTGCTGACAGTCTGCAGCATTCGGCACTGGCGTTAAGCGCTTTCTCCCAAGTAATACAGATTGATACGCAGCAAACCCTATCACCAGACGTACACCATTATGTGCAAGAGCGCATAGCTAGGCTTCGGGAAGTAGTAAATGAATAA
- a CDS encoding GspE/PulE family protein → MNKPRIRLGDLLVQHNLISADELMTALSEQKSTGRKLGATLISMGLVTEHQMLELLSRHLNVPLIDIDQYRVNQQAVLLLPEIQARRYRALVIDDKGDTLLVAMSDPADLTAVDHLSETLNRQIELAVVSEQQLFTAYDTFYRKTQEIASFAQELAEEYDTEDNFNIELGGAGDQDTTVARLLQSIFEDAVIAKASDIHIEPDENQLRIRQRVDGVLQETVIPEKSIAAALVLRLKLMAGLDISEKRLPQDGRTQIKVKGHKIDVRLSTMPVQGGESVVMRLLDQSAGLLTLEQTGMPSAQLTRFRNLLRRPHGMILVTGPTGSGKTTTLYGALSELNTAKSKIITVEDPVEYRLPRINQVQVNPKINLTFSNVLRTTLRQDPDIIMVGEMRDQETVEIGLRGALTGHLVLSTLHTNDAISSVVRLLDMGAPGYLVASSLRGIIAQRLVRRICDNCTTSYTPTDDEKVWLNGIDENAADVAFKQGRGCQKCNQTGYRGRIGVFELLEMSENMMNHLKASDIQGFSNAATKSAGYRSLPQSALTYAKMGVTSVEEVLKLVEMVAQDAPSSETTDHATSHHGATGQ, encoded by the coding sequence ATGAATAAACCCAGAATTCGCCTTGGCGACCTTCTTGTTCAGCACAATTTGATCAGTGCTGATGAGCTAATGACAGCACTGTCTGAGCAAAAAAGTACAGGCCGTAAGTTAGGTGCCACATTGATTTCAATGGGGCTGGTGACTGAACACCAAATGCTTGAATTATTATCGCGGCATTTAAATGTTCCGCTTATCGATATCGATCAATATCGCGTGAATCAACAAGCGGTGCTGCTTCTACCTGAAATTCAAGCTAGGCGATATCGCGCACTGGTTATTGATGATAAGGGGGACACCCTGCTAGTCGCCATGTCAGATCCGGCAGATTTAACCGCGGTAGATCATCTTTCAGAAACGTTAAACAGGCAAATTGAACTCGCGGTAGTAAGCGAACAACAGCTGTTTACTGCTTACGATACTTTCTATCGAAAAACCCAAGAAATTGCGAGCTTTGCCCAAGAGCTGGCAGAAGAATACGATACCGAAGATAACTTCAATATAGAGCTTGGTGGTGCAGGGGATCAAGACACAACAGTTGCCCGCTTACTTCAATCTATCTTTGAAGATGCCGTGATAGCAAAAGCGTCTGATATTCATATAGAGCCTGATGAGAATCAGTTGAGAATACGACAGCGAGTGGATGGGGTTTTACAAGAAACTGTTATTCCCGAGAAAAGTATAGCGGCGGCATTAGTGCTGCGCTTAAAACTGATGGCGGGGCTAGATATTTCCGAAAAGCGTCTACCGCAAGATGGCCGCACTCAAATTAAAGTTAAAGGGCACAAAATAGACGTGCGTTTGTCCACCATGCCAGTACAAGGTGGTGAGTCTGTGGTGATGCGTTTGCTCGACCAGTCAGCAGGGCTACTTACCCTAGAACAAACCGGCATGCCTTCAGCGCAGTTAACCCGCTTTAGAAATTTATTACGCCGCCCCCATGGAATGATTTTAGTGACCGGGCCTACGGGTTCCGGTAAAACGACCACCTTGTATGGTGCACTAAGCGAATTAAATACGGCAAAGTCGAAAATTATCACCGTAGAAGATCCGGTGGAATACCGCTTGCCCCGTATTAATCAGGTTCAAGTAAACCCTAAAATCAACCTGACGTTTTCAAACGTACTTAGAACCACACTACGACAAGACCCCGACATTATTATGGTGGGGGAAATGCGAGATCAAGAAACGGTAGAAATTGGACTTCGTGGCGCATTGACCGGTCACTTAGTACTCTCAACCTTGCATACCAACGATGCTATCTCCAGTGTAGTGCGCTTATTAGATATGGGCGCGCCAGGTTACTTGGTCGCAAGTTCTCTTCGAGGCATTATTGCTCAGCGTTTGGTTCGTCGAATTTGTGATAATTGCACCACCTCCTATACACCAACAGATGATGAAAAGGTGTGGCTAAACGGTATTGATGAAAATGCCGCAGATGTTGCCTTTAAACAAGGTCGCGGATGTCAGAAGTGTAATCAAACCGGATACAGAGGGCGAATAGGGGTTTTTGAGTTGCTCGAAATGAGTGAGAACATGATGAATCATTTAAAGGCCAGTGATATTCAAGGGTTTAGCAATGCGGCTACTAAAAGCGCAGGTTATCGCTCTTTACCTCAATCTGCTTTGACTTACGCAAAAATGGGCGTAACCAGTGTGGAAGAAGTCTTAAAATTGGTTGAGATGGTAGCCCAAGATGCCCCCTCTTCTGAAACCACTGACCACGCCACATCACACCACGGCGCAACAGGGCAATGA
- a CDS encoding type II secretion system F family protein, whose amino-acid sequence MARFSYKGRERNGALTEGELDANDATSAAAMLRARSVTPIAIAPLSAKKESVVSGWQGWFVPEVTLDDLVIFCRQMYSLTKAGIPLLKAVSGLAESCNSIRLKLALEDAIVSLERGRTLSSGLNQHPKIFNQLFVSIIHVGENTGQLEDAFAQLAVYLEREQETRKQIKAATRYPIFVLIALAGAFVVLNIFVIPKFADMFSKFNAELPLMTRALIGTSDFLLNYWYMLIAGGIFIAYMIRRSLSTNVGRLNWDRRKLSLPIVGSIFNRSLLSRYCRSFSMMLRAGVPLTSALNLTSDAVGNVYMGQKIIGMRERIEKGEGLARVSAASGLFTPLVMQMIRVGEETGRVDELLVEASEFYEREVDYDLKNLTAKIEPFLIVVVAAMVLVLALGIFTPMWDMMNAIKGV is encoded by the coding sequence ATGGCACGGTTTAGCTACAAGGGGCGCGAACGAAATGGCGCCCTTACTGAAGGCGAGTTAGATGCGAACGATGCAACAAGTGCAGCGGCAATGTTGCGTGCTCGTAGTGTAACGCCCATTGCTATTGCCCCCCTGAGTGCAAAAAAAGAAAGTGTTGTTTCCGGCTGGCAAGGCTGGTTTGTACCAGAAGTTACCTTGGACGATTTAGTTATTTTTTGTCGTCAAATGTACTCACTAACCAAAGCGGGTATTCCTTTACTAAAAGCGGTATCTGGTTTAGCGGAATCCTGTAATTCTATTCGCCTTAAACTTGCTCTTGAAGATGCTATCGTGAGTTTGGAGCGAGGCAGAACCTTATCTTCTGGCCTAAATCAGCACCCTAAAATTTTTAATCAATTGTTTGTGAGCATTATTCATGTTGGCGAGAACACCGGTCAGTTAGAAGATGCCTTCGCTCAATTGGCGGTATATTTAGAGCGTGAGCAAGAAACCCGTAAACAAATTAAAGCCGCCACTCGTTATCCTATCTTTGTGCTTATTGCCTTAGCCGGCGCGTTTGTGGTGCTTAATATCTTTGTTATTCCGAAGTTCGCCGATATGTTTTCTAAGTTTAATGCTGAGTTGCCTTTAATGACCCGAGCACTTATAGGCACTTCAGATTTCTTGTTGAACTATTGGTACATGCTAATTGCTGGCGGGATATTTATTGCCTACATGATTAGGCGTTCATTAAGCACCAACGTTGGGCGTTTGAATTGGGATAGACGCAAGCTTTCACTGCCCATAGTAGGCAGTATTTTCAATCGTTCTTTACTTAGCCGCTACTGTCGAAGCTTTTCAATGATGTTGCGCGCGGGCGTCCCCTTAACCAGTGCACTAAACTTAACCTCAGACGCGGTGGGGAATGTGTATATGGGGCAAAAAATTATTGGGATGCGCGAGCGCATTGAAAAGGGCGAGGGGCTAGCACGAGTGAGTGCAGCAAGCGGACTATTTACACCTTTGGTGATGCAGATGATTCGCGTGGGTGAAGAGACAGGTCGCGTGGATGAATTATTGGTTGAGGCTTCGGAGTTCTATGAACGTGAAGTTGACTACGATCTTAAAAATCTGACAGCAAAGATAGAGCCTTTTTTGATTGTGGTAGTGGCAGCCATGGTACTGGTACTCGCACTGGGTATTTTCACCCCCATGTGGGACATGATGAATGCAATAAAAGGCGTATAA
- a CDS encoding prepilin-type N-terminal cleavage/methylation domain-containing protein, giving the protein MKKQRHQIAAKQLGFTLIELVIVVVLLGLLAAVAIPRFLDITEQAEDATVEGVAGGFATGVGLVRAQWEIEGRPEENASTNQTFVTLDGINVAVDQDTGYPTGLLNGDGNSQDTAITALDCESIFSLIMQSAPSITSSFSESPFDGYRYFATNSSGSGASGNDLCYYYLSQSIKNLNSSPTNDTQGDGFLYDPRIGQVIVFSNDSNS; this is encoded by the coding sequence ATGAAAAAACAACGGCATCAAATAGCAGCAAAGCAATTAGGCTTTACGCTAATCGAGCTTGTGATTGTAGTCGTATTACTTGGGCTATTAGCGGCCGTGGCGATTCCACGCTTTCTTGATATTACTGAACAAGCTGAAGATGCCACAGTTGAGGGCGTTGCAGGTGGTTTCGCCACAGGTGTTGGACTAGTGCGCGCACAATGGGAGATAGAAGGTCGCCCGGAAGAGAATGCGTCTACCAATCAAACCTTTGTAACCCTTGATGGCATTAATGTTGCGGTTGATCAGGACACCGGTTATCCGACAGGCTTGCTAAATGGTGATGGTAACAGTCAAGATACGGCGATTACCGCATTAGACTGCGAAAGTATTTTTAGCTTAATAATGCAAAGTGCGCCTTCCATCACGTCGAGTTTTTCAGAGTCACCATTTGACGGTTACCGATACTTTGCTACAAATAGTAGTGGCAGCGGCGCAAGTGGTAATGACCTTTGCTATTATTACCTTAGCCAGTCTATAAAAAATCTGAACAGTAGCCCTACGAATGATACACAAGGTGATGGGTTTCTGTACGACCCACGGATAGGTCAAGTTATCGTATTTAGTAATGATTCAAACTCATAA
- a CDS encoding type II secretion system protein: protein MQQRGFTLIELVIVIVILGILAVTAAPRFVGFQTDARIATLEGVEGALISATEAIHAKAIIAGATASSNTTITVNGTDINVRYGYPYSTYFDDNNNTTTVQLDSYMNLDIRAVNTTADQGTTDWYVSANGTWARIYPDGFEGANCFVEYRNATAGGSPTITLTSTAC from the coding sequence ATGCAGCAACGTGGTTTTACCCTTATTGAGCTAGTCATAGTTATCGTAATTCTTGGTATTTTAGCGGTGACCGCTGCGCCTCGGTTTGTAGGTTTCCAAACTGACGCTCGTATTGCTACGTTAGAAGGGGTGGAAGGCGCACTGATTAGTGCTACAGAAGCTATCCATGCAAAAGCAATTATTGCTGGCGCGACTGCATCGTCTAACACAACCATCACTGTGAACGGCACTGACATCAACGTTCGTTATGGTTACCCGTACAGCACATATTTCGATGACAACAACAACACAACGACTGTGCAGTTAGATTCGTACATGAACTTAGATATTCGTGCAGTAAACACCACAGCGGACCAAGGCACGACAGATTGGTATGTGAGTGCTAACGGTACGTGGGCTCGCATTTACCCTGACGGTTTTGAAGGTGCTAACTGTTTTGTTGAATACAGAAATGCGACAGCGGGTGGTTCACCGACTATCACATTGACCTCGACTGCTTGCTAA
- a CDS encoding prepilin-type N-terminal cleavage/methylation domain-containing protein: protein MARHFVPGQRQARGAGFTLLELIIVIVVIGIIGVVASARIQDDTGYTEYSLQFRFLSTLRNIQGKAMQDNRAGYCYRTIVSSSGDGAYGPTVVNYSSANQSASCGATIATNAPTFLAARGDEIGGKEVSVAFSEGVASPSYIDFDYLGRPITSSGSCASNICRVTFSGTATVGVCVESQGLIYAC, encoded by the coding sequence ATGGCCAGGCATTTCGTTCCTGGCCAGCGTCAAGCCCGGGGCGCTGGCTTTACGCTCCTTGAGCTTATTATTGTCATCGTCGTTATTGGTATTATAGGCGTGGTCGCTTCTGCGCGAATACAAGATGATACCGGCTACACAGAATACTCCCTTCAATTTCGTTTTCTCTCTACCTTACGAAATATTCAAGGCAAAGCAATGCAAGATAACCGCGCAGGCTATTGCTATCGAACTATTGTAAGTTCGTCTGGTGACGGTGCTTACGGCCCTACTGTTGTTAATTACTCCAGTGCAAATCAATCAGCTAGCTGTGGCGCCACTATTGCCACCAATGCGCCCACATTTTTAGCGGCGCGGGGTGACGAAATAGGCGGTAAAGAAGTATCTGTTGCGTTTTCAGAAGGTGTTGCTTCGCCTTCTTATATTGACTTCGATTACCTTGGTCGGCCAATAACCTCCAGCGGAAGTTGCGCATCAAATATTTGCAGAGTGACCTTTTCGGGTACAGCTACAGTAGGCGTTTGCGTTGAAAGTCAGGGGCTTATTTATGCGTGCTGA
- a CDS encoding type IV pilus modification PilV family protein, producing the protein MRAEQGFTLLEIVIGLVVTSIVMLIVTDLLGAQAQQSVAPVTQARANVLAQGLQREILSKAFDENSGGHNAGERCSDTISCTTSANLGPDSGENRSTFDDVDDYHGYSVIRNSAGQTITQSGQSLYQGYQLNVVVFYDDNLDGIDDAAGVGSYTGNAKLVRVSVLTPNDETIVFSSYRWNY; encoded by the coding sequence ATGCGTGCTGAGCAAGGTTTTACACTACTTGAGATAGTGATTGGCTTAGTGGTGACGAGCATTGTCATGCTAATTGTAACCGATTTACTTGGCGCGCAAGCGCAACAAAGCGTGGCACCTGTTACTCAAGCCCGAGCCAATGTGTTAGCTCAAGGACTACAACGAGAAATACTGAGTAAGGCATTTGACGAAAATAGCGGTGGGCATAATGCTGGTGAACGATGCAGCGACACCATTAGTTGCACAACTAGCGCAAATTTGGGGCCTGATAGTGGAGAAAATCGCAGTACTTTTGATGATGTAGATGATTACCACGGCTACAGCGTCATTAGAAACAGTGCGGGCCAAACCATCACGCAAAGTGGGCAAAGTCTATATCAAGGTTACCAGCTTAACGTAGTGGTGTTTTACGATGATAACCTTGATGGTATTGATGATGCGGCGGGCGTGGGTAGCTATACGGGCAATGCAAAATTGGTACGCGTGTCGGTTCTTACTCCTAACGATGAAACCATTGTCTTTAGTAGCTATCGGTGGAATTACTGA